The genomic segment GGCGTGGGCGGCACGCCCTTCTTCGTCCGGAGCGCCGAGGGCAGCCGCATCACGGATGTCGACGGCCGCTCTTACATCGATTTCCTCGGCTCCTGGGGCCCGCTCATCCTGGGCCACGCCGCCCCCGCCGTGATCGAGGCGGTGGGCGAGGCGCTCGCGCGCGGCACGAGCTATGGCGCGCCGACTCCGGGCGAGGTCGAGCTGGCGGATCTCATCGTCTCCGCCGTGCCGTCGATGGAGATGGTGCGTCTGGTCTCCTCGGGCACCGAGGCGGCCATGAGCGCCATCCGTCTCGCGCGGGGCGCCACCGGTCGCGACCTCATCGTCAAGTTCGAGGGCTGCTACCACGGCCACGCCGATAGCCTCCTCGTCAAGGCGGGCTCGGGCGGAGCAACCTTCGGCGTGCCGGATAGTCTGGGCGTGCCGTCGGCGCTGGCCCAGATGACGCTGACTACACCCTTCAATGATCTCGGAGCCGTGGAGCGCCTCATGTCCGCGCGCGGCGGCGAGGTGGCGGTCATCATCGTGGAGCCCGTGGCCGGTAACATGGGAGTGGTCCCACCTGCCCCCGGCTTTCTCGAAGGGCTCCGGCACCTGTGCGACCGGCACGGCGCCCTCCTGCTCTTCGACGAAGTCATCACCGGCTTCCGCCTGGGCTTCGGCGGCGCCCAGGCCCGCTACGGAGTGCGTCCGGACCTGACCTGCCTCGGCAAGATCATCGGCGGTGGCCTGCCCGTGGGTGCGTATGGCGGCCCTCGTGCCCTCATGGAGCGGATCTCGCCCCTGGGCGGCGTCTATCAGGCGGGCACGCTCTCGGGCAATCCCTTGGCCGTGGCGGCAGGCCTGACCACGCTCCGGGCTCTTGCCGATGCCGCTGTCTACTCGCGGCTCGAGCGCGCCGGCAGCACCCTCGAAGCCGGGCTCGCCGACGGCGCGCGCGCCGCGGGTATCCCCCTCACGGTCAACCGCGTCGGCTCCATGCTGACCGCCTTCTTCACCGACGGTCCCGTGACGGACTATGCCTCGGCGAAGCGCGCGAATACCGAGCGCTACGCGCGGTTCTTCCACGCCATGCTCGAACGAGGCGTCTTCCTCGCCGCCTCGCAGTTCGAGGCGGCCTTCGTCTCGCTCGCCCACTCCGACGCGGATCTGGAAACGGCGGCGCGGGCCGCCCGCGAAGCCTTCGCCACGCTCCGCTGACCTGTCGTCTTCGCGCCCGGCTCGGGAATGGGCAAGATGACTATTGACCCTGGTTTTTCTGCGTGATACGGTTCACAAGGCCGTGGCCCGGAGAGGTTCGTCCACCGGCCATCCCGGAGCGCATCACACGCGCGGCAGCGGATGAGCCGCAAGGAGCGCATGAGCGTCAATGGTGGTGAACCCACCGTGTCTTCTCAGCCCTCGCCTCGCGGCCACGCCGCTCAGCTCGAACGGCCACGCCTGCGGCATTCACTCAGCTCTCGTCTCGCGTCGGCCCCTGGCCGCCGCTCAACTCGAACAGCGGGCAGCGTCTCGGCTCGAACTATCACGGCCTTCGCTTCGGAAGTCCCGGATGTCCCGTTCCGTCGTTTCGGCCTCCGATCTCGCGTCGCCCCCTTCAAAGTCGTGATGATCGCTGGGCGGACAGCGGCATGAGCGAGCCCGCCAAGAACGGAATGGACCGCCGAGCATTCTTCAAGATCGTCGCCACCTCGGGCGCGGCGGTAGCCGCGGCGGGCTGCGGCAAGGAAGGGGACGAGCTCCTCGGCCGCGTGCCCACGAAGCTCATCCCCTACGTCGTTCCTCCGGACGGGATCGTCCCGGGGTTGGCCGCGTACTTCTCGACGGTGTGCCGGGAATGCCCGGCGGGCTGCGGCCTCGTGGCCAAGAATCGCGACGGCCGCGTCATCAAGCTCGAGGGCAACCCCGATCATCCCGTCAACGCGGGCACGCTCTGCCTCCGCGGCCAGGCCCAGCTCCAGGGGCTCTATCACCCCGATCGATTCCGCGGCCCTCAGGTGGGCGGGAAGGCCGCGGCCTGGGACGAGGTCGAGAAGCAGGTCGGCGACAAGCTCGCCGCCCTCGCCAAGGCGCGGCAGGGGAGCAAGATCGCGCTGGTGAGCGGCCTCGAGACGGGCAGCCTCGGGCGTCTGATGGACGAGTGGACGCGGGCCCTCGGCGCGCGCCCGCGGATCGCGTATGAGCCCCTGGGCTACGAGGCCCTCCGCGCGGCCAATCGCGCGGCCTTCGGGCGGGACGCCATCCCGCACTACGCCATCGAGGAGGCGGGCTACCTCGTCTCCTTCGGCGCCGATTTCCTCGAGACGTGGATCAATCCCGTGGCCTACGCGGGCAGCTTCGCTCGGATGCATGCCCTCGGGCGCGGGCGCGCCGGCACCTTCGTCCACATCGAGCCGCGCCAGTCCATGACGGCGGCCAATGCCGATGAGTGGCTGCGCAATGCCCCCGGCACCGAGGGCGTGCTCGCCCTCGCCATGCTCAAGGTCATGCTGGACGAGGGGATCCACGCCAGGGAATCCGACTCGGGCGCGCTGCGCGCCGCCGTCAAGGGCGTGGATGTCGCCAAGGCGGCCGAGATCTCCGGGGTGCCCGCGGAGACCATCAAGCGCGTCGCCCACGATTTCGCGCATGCCAAGGGTGCCCTGGCCATCGGCGGGGGCATGGCCATGACGGGGCCGCAGGCCACCGACACCCTGATCGCCGTCAACCTGCTCAATATCGCCGTGGGCGCCGTCGGCAAGACCATCCGCTTCGGGTCGGACGCGGCCCTGGGCAAGGCCGGCTCGTTTGCCGACATGGCCAAGCTGACGCAGGCCATGGCCGCCGGCGAGATCGAGGTCCTGATACTTGCCGGCGTCAACCCCGTGTACAGCATGCCCGCCAAGTCCGGCTTCAGCGAGGCGATGGGCAAGGTCGGCCTCGTGGTGAGCCT from the Candidatus Methylomirabilota bacterium genome contains:
- the hemL gene encoding glutamate-1-semialdehyde 2,1-aminomutase gives rise to the protein MTASRSESLFGQAQRVIPGGVNSPVRAFRGVGGTPFFVRSAEGSRITDVDGRSYIDFLGSWGPLILGHAAPAVIEAVGEALARGTSYGAPTPGEVELADLIVSAVPSMEMVRLVSSGTEAAMSAIRLARGATGRDLIVKFEGCYHGHADSLLVKAGSGGATFGVPDSLGVPSALAQMTLTTPFNDLGAVERLMSARGGEVAVIIVEPVAGNMGVVPPAPGFLEGLRHLCDRHGALLLFDEVITGFRLGFGGAQARYGVRPDLTCLGKIIGGGLPVGAYGGPRALMERISPLGGVYQAGTLSGNPLAVAAGLTTLRALADAAVYSRLERAGSTLEAGLADGARAAGIPLTVNRVGSMLTAFFTDGPVTDYASAKRANTERYARFFHAMLERGVFLAASQFEAAFVSLAHSDADLETAARAAREAFATLR